The Clostridiales bacterium FE2011 sequence AGGAACAAGCTGATCCGCAATCTCGGCATAATTCAGGATGCGTCCGCCTTCGCCCCGGCGCCAGGTGCCCAGGTGCATTTCATAGATGTTCATGGGCAGGCGGCAGGGTTCTTTTTCCTTCCGTGCTTCCATCCATGCACTGTCATTCCACTGATATTCCGCCAGGTTCCGCAGCTTGCTACCGTTGCTGGGCCGCAGCTCCATCTCAAAGCCGTAAGGATCGGCCCGCATATGCCATTCTCCGTTGGCGCAGAGGATAGCATATTTGTAGGTGCGAAGCAGCTCTGCCGCCTCAGGAGAACTGTATTTCTCCGGATCCCGGTTCGGATTAAACAGCCCGTCCGGCAGCCGCAGTTCCCATATGCCGTCATACTGCTTTTCCATGGGATAGGCTTCCCTGTCCCAGCCGCAGAACTCACCCACAAGGGAGACGCGCTGGGCATTCGGCGCCCAGACGGAGAAATGCCATTTCAATTCCCCGTTTTCTTCCACGGGATGAGCACCTAAAAAATCATATGCGTCCACACAGTTACCCATGTGAAAGCTTTCACGTCGCTGTCCGTCCGGCGGATTGTACCACATACAGCCAAGTCCCCCTCTTTTCATTTTTCCTGTAGGATGATTATATCACATTCGTATTTATCTGCGGTATACCTGGCCGCATTTTTTCCAAGATCGGTTCAGTTTTTCTGTGTGTTTATCATACCATCGGTATCATAAATACATATACCAATAATACCATTGGTGTCTTCAAATAAAGGCTGTACTGTCTTATAATAATATGGATTATTGTTTGCCGGAACTCTTTGAACAAATGGAGCAAAACCAACATGAGCAAATCAATGAAAGGCAGAAAGAAAAGAATTATGTTTATTGTGATAGGCATTGTGCTTTTCGCGGCGCTGGTGCTTGGCGGACTGATGATTTATGGGAAGATCCAGATGGGAAAGGTTCCCGGTCTGACCTTTGAGGATGCGCTGAACTACACCACCCAAGGCAAACCGGATGCCAGGATCACCGTCGGTATCATCCGGGACGGGCAGGCCTCTTTTACCGTTTATGGGGAGAATGCCCAGGTTCTTCCTCCTGAAAAGCATACATATGAGATTGGTTCCCTGACCAAGACCATGACGGCTGCCCTGGTCAGCAAGGCAGTCGGCGAAGGTCTGATCAGTCCGGATGCCGCCATCGATACATATCTGTCCCTGCCCGCCGGAAAGAACTATCCCACCGTTGCGGAGCTCCTGACCCACACCTCCGGTTATAACGGTTTTTATTTCGAAACCCCGATGATCGGCAACTTCTTTTCAGGAAAGAACAGTTTCTTTGGGATCAGCCGGGAAATGGTGCTGGCAAAATGCAAAAGCCTGGATATGAATAAGGACAGCTACAGCTTTACCTATTCCAACTATGGCTATGCCGTGCTGGGCCTGGTGCTTGAAGCAGTCTATGAAAAAGATTATACCGCTCTGCTGAATGGTTTTGTTCAGGAAGAACTCGGTATGACCGCGACTAAGATTTCTGAACATGACGGTGACCTGGACAATTACTGGGACTGGCAGGAGAACGACGGCTATCTCTCCGCCGGTGCTGTCACGTCCAATATTGAGGATATGCTGCATTATGCACAGCTGCAGCTGGAGGATAATCCCGTCTTCACTAGATGCCATCAGAGCCTGAAAACCATCAACGCCGCTTCGGAAAGCCATAAGATGATGGGAATCCGTTTGGATGAAATCGGGATGGCCTGGATCAAGGATCAGGAGAACGGATTCATCTGGCACAACGGCGGCACAGGGCATTACAACAGTTATCTCGGGTTCAATCCGGAAAACAGGACAGCGGTTGTCATCCTGTCGAACCTGGGACCGAATGACCGGATCCCTGCCACGGTGCTTGGCATCAAAAAGCTGCTGGAGCTGAAGCAGTGACTGCATACTGAGGGAGATTTGGATTGTTATGGATAAAGAGGAAATCACCTTCCGTGAAGAACGCATCTCGGCAGAGGAATACATTGAATTCCTGAAAAGGACAGACCTTGGTTCCCAGTATCCTAAGGAACGGTTTGCCGAACGGATTCCGAAGCTGGTCAAAAATGTTTCGATCAGTCTGGTCGCCCGGAATGCTGACGGGCTTGTTGTGGGTGTCCTTTTCGGGCTTACGGACTTCTGCTACTGGCTGTATATTACGGATCTTGGAGTAGACAGGGCCTATGAGCGCCGGGGCATCGCGACAAAGCTGATGAAAAAAGCTCATGAACTTGCCGGCGGTGAAAAGGATATCGCGGTATACCTGATCGCCAATGAAAATGCGGTCCCGTTTTATGAAAAGATCGGCATGAAGCGTGCCGATGATGTAATGCAATACAATCATATCGAGTGGACTGAATGGACCGTTGAGTAACCGCATATAGTGTTTACAAGCAAAAAAGACAACAAAGGATAAGAATATGGAAAAGTATATTGAAGGTAACAAAGCTGCCTGGGAAGAGGCTTTTG is a genomic window containing:
- a CDS encoding GNAT family N-acetyltransferase, which encodes MDKEEITFREERISAEEYIEFLKRTDLGSQYPKERFAERIPKLVKNVSISLVARNADGLVVGVLFGLTDFCYWLYITDLGVDRAYERRGIATKLMKKAHELAGGEKDIAVYLIANENAVPFYEKIGMKRADDVMQYNHIEWTEWTVE
- a CDS encoding beta-lactamase family protein, whose translation is MFIVIGIVLFAALVLGGLMIYGKIQMGKVPGLTFEDALNYTTQGKPDARITVGIIRDGQASFTVYGENAQVLPPEKHTYEIGSLTKTMTAALVSKAVGEGLISPDAAIDTYLSLPAGKNYPTVAELLTHTSGYNGFYFETPMIGNFFSGKNSFFGISREMVLAKCKSLDMNKDSYSFTYSNYGYAVLGLVLEAVYEKDYTALLNGFVQEELGMTATKISEHDGDLDNYWDWQENDGYLSAGAVTSNIEDMLHYAQLQLEDNPVFTRCHQSLKTINAASESHKMMGIRLDEIGMAWIKDQENGFIWHNGGTGHYNSYLGFNPENRTAVVILSNLGPNDRIPATVLGIKKLLELKQ